GCTATGGTGAATACTGTGACCTATTGTGCACGGCGCGATATTCCGAAGACTTTTAACAGGCTATCTGGCCGCGGGTTGCAATTGGATATGAAAAGGTCCAATCTGTCAGTAATTCTACTCATTAGTCTCATCATCACATCAGGGTTCATCGTCTTCTTCCCTCCCCGCGTGGCGAAGGCAAGCAGCGGAGTAGTCGCAGTCGACTACTATCATGTCACGGTAGGTAACATGACAAGCTACAGAGCCGACGGCATACCCCCGCAGTACTCGGACCAGCAGGCCGACATGAAGAACATGTGGGGCAACCTTACTGCAGCGGGCTACACCGTCAACACACAGCTGCTCAACAAGACTACTCCCATATCTTCGAGCGATCTGAGCGGAGTCAGCGTCCTGTTCATCGGCCAGATCTATCACGGCAATGCGATTTGGAACTACACCCCGTCCGAGGTCGCGGCCATCAAGAGCTGGTTCCAGACCGGAGGCAAGCTCATCATGGTCAGCGGGACTAGCAACTACGCCTCCGGCAACGCCACCGCGAACTTCAGCCTGCAACTAGCCGTCCCCAACATGCTTCTGGGCGCCATAGGTTCGTCGCTGCGTCTCGACTACGGCGAGGTTACGGACCAGCCAGGAGTCGGGGCTGCAGGGGCGGGCTTCAGGGTATACGCGAACGCTGGCGACAACGGCATCAACACGCAGGGATGGGCGGCCACCCTGACCAGCGGCACGTCCAAGGTCAGATTCCACGGGACCACGAACGTCATCGGCTACCTCAATGGCAAGTACGTCTCCTTCGACCAGCTCCCCACAGACACTGTGGCTTGGCTCTACCGCACCAGTCCGCAGGGAACTCTCCAGGCTCAGGGAGCCGCAAACACCCTAGTGACTCCGAGTGGGGCGCCCGGTCAGTGGACGCTCTCCGCAGCAGAGAAGGTCCCCGAAGGGAGCACCTACAGCAAGGTCGTGCTCGGGGGCGCTGGCTTCATCGGCTCATACATCACCTCGGCCACAACGGAGTTCGGACAGAACGTCACCTACGATGGGTACAAGTTCGTCGTGAACGCTGTCAACTGGGGGACGACCGCTGAGAGTGTCCCCACCAACTACACCTCCTATCTCATCATTGGCGGGGTCGCAGCAGCAATCGTCATCATCGCAGTCGCAGCAGTCTACATGATGAGAAGGAAGCCAAAGGCAATGCCGGCTCCGGCAAGCTAGGCTCTCCTTCCTCCCTCCCTTTTATCACCCGAACCGACCGTTGTCTTTCTATCTTCAACGTCGCCAAACCTTATAACGGCCACATCTGGATTTCTTCTTGGATGAGAATTTTCTATTCTCGTCAAAGACGTGCGATTTCCCGGATTCTGACGATCATTGTTATTGTGCTCATCGCAGTAGTGGCAGTTGCCGCCTACGAAATCTTCGCCCCCTCAACAGTCAGCAACCATCACCCCCAGGGGAAGGTTCTGGTCGCAATCAGGAACGCCCAGACAAGCGACATGGACCCGCGGGAAACTTCGAGCATCGACGTGGTCCAGAACGTCTACGACAGGCTCACCCTAGTTGAGCCGAACCAGACGGTGGTTCCACAGCTCGCGTTGAGCTGGACTTCGGCCAACAACTACACGCAATGGACCTTCAAGCTGAGGCAGGGGGTCACCTTCCACGACGGGACTCCGTTCAACTCCACCGCTGTCGTCTTCTCTATAACCAACACGGCACATCTGGGGCAGGGAGATGCACCTGACGTCTGGAACGGACTGGCGAGCGTTGCAGCCGTCGACCCCTACACCGTCCAGATCAACTGGACTTTCCCTGCAAACGTCCCTGCCATAGTGGGAGCCGGCTACTCCGCTTTCATTTTCAGCCCGCACATCTGGACCTACTCTGGCGTCAAAGCAGGGAACGAAACAGGCCTGTCCTTCTGGTTCGGCAGGTACCACGACGATGGGAGTGGGCCGTACATTATCGTGACAAACGAGTCCGCCTTTGCGACCGGGATAACCCTGTGGGCAAACACCAAGTACTGGGGAGGCTGGCAGCCAAACCAGTTCAGCCAGGTCTTCATCAAGTTCGTATCCCAACCCAACACCGCGGTACAACTTCTCCAATCAGGGCAGGTGAACATGACCGGCATCAGCGGCAACTTCCAGTTCCTGCCATCGCTCAGGGCTCAGGGTGTTGTCGCCGATCCGGCGACGTCTTTCGCTACAATCTGGTGCCTCTTCAACACGCGCCACCCTCTTCTGGACAGCTCCGTGGTGAGGAGGGCTCTCCTCACGGCCGTCAACTACGGCCAGGTCCTTAACCAGTCCTTCTATGGTTACGGGCACCTCTTCAGCGGTGGGATAAACCCAGGAAAGTTCGGCTACAGCAGCTCTGTCCCCGGCTATCCAGCCCAAGGAAACATCACCGAAGCAAAAGCGCTCCTAAGGTCCGTCGGCATAACCGGAGGGCTGAATGCGTCCTGGGTTGTGACATATTCGACAGGCAGCCCCTTCCTTGCAATCGCCGCTCAGGTGTTGCAGACGAACTGGGCGCCACTCGGCGTCACCCTCAGCATACAGGGGACGGATTTCGCTTCCCTTTCGATCAAGGCGGGATATTACAACTCTGCCACGAAGACCGTCTTCTCCCCCGGCCCGCTGAGTTACGCCAGCAGTAGCCAAGCTCAAGACATACTGCTCCTCAATTGGGTGGGCACGACCAACGATCCATGGCTGGTGCCCAACGAGCTGTTCGCCATCCAGCCGGATCCATACGAAAACGACATCCTGTACAACTGGAGCTACTGGCACAACTCGACATACACCACACTTCTGCAGCAGGCGCACATCGATGAGGCCCTCAACCCTCCCCGATCCATACAGGAGTTCGCGAAGTCGAACCTCATGCTCTATCAGGGCGCTCCTGGCTGGGCACTCTATGGTGAGAAGACCGTGCTAGCGCTGGGACCCCACGTAAAGGGCTACGTTGCGAATCCGAACTACGGGTTCGCGTACCCATTCTGGTACCAGATGTACTACGGTTGAGCTGCCTTGAATGTGGGCTGGTACGTAGTCAGAAGAGCTCTCCTGTCTCTCCTGGTGATACTGGGAACCGTTACAGTAACCTTCTATTTTTCTCACCTGCTCCCTGGGAATCCTGCGACCCTCTACGCAGGAAGCAATCCCAGCCCTGAAGAGATCCAAAGAATCACCCAGCAATACGGATTCGACAAGCCTCCCTTGGTCCAGTACTGGATCTACATTACGGGAATCTTCAGCGGTAACCTAGGTATCTCCAACATCGTAAGGCAGCCGGTCGCCAGCCTTGTATTCCAGGCTCTGCCAAACTCGCTTGCACTCGCCGCCATGGCGGCCATGATAGCCGCCATCATAGGGATCCCGCTGGGAATCCTCGCCGCCCGAAGCCGGAACAGAAGGCTCGACAGCATACTCCGCATCTTCTCGATGGGGCTGGTTGCAGTCCCCCAATTCTGGTCGGGGCTCATTCTCCAGATCGTCTTCTTCTCGACACTCCATGTTCTCCCTCTCGGTGGCTACGGAGGCTCCTTGTTCTTCTTCACTCAGCATCCCATCCCCACCATAACTGGCTCCTACGTCGTCGACGCCCTCCTCTCCGGCAACTTCGCTACAGAGGGGCGGATACTCTGGAGCCTGATACTCCCACTCGCGACGCTTTCGGCCTATCCCATCGGCGTGGTGATCAGGCAGACGAGGGCTGCGATGATAGGGACCCTGAATCAGGACTTCATCCGCACTGCCAGGGCCTACGGAATACCCAGGAGAGAGATCGAAATGAAGTATGCCCTCAAGAACGCCTTTGCCCCC
The genomic region above belongs to Nitrososphaerota archaeon and contains:
- a CDS encoding ABC transporter substrate-binding protein; the protein is MRIFYSRQRRAISRILTIIVIVLIAVVAVAAYEIFAPSTVSNHHPQGKVLVAIRNAQTSDMDPRETSSIDVVQNVYDRLTLVEPNQTVVPQLALSWTSANNYTQWTFKLRQGVTFHDGTPFNSTAVVFSITNTAHLGQGDAPDVWNGLASVAAVDPYTVQINWTFPANVPAIVGAGYSAFIFSPHIWTYSGVKAGNETGLSFWFGRYHDDGSGPYIIVTNESAFATGITLWANTKYWGGWQPNQFSQVFIKFVSQPNTAVQLLQSGQVNMTGISGNFQFLPSLRAQGVVADPATSFATIWCLFNTRHPLLDSSVVRRALLTAVNYGQVLNQSFYGYGHLFSGGINPGKFGYSSSVPGYPAQGNITEAKALLRSVGITGGLNASWVVTYSTGSPFLAIAAQVLQTNWAPLGVTLSIQGTDFASLSIKAGYYNSATKTVFSPGPLSYASSSQAQDILLLNWVGTTNDPWLVPNELFAIQPDPYENDILYNWSYWHNSTYTTLLQQAHIDEALNPPRSIQEFAKSNLMLYQGAPGWALYGEKTVLALGPHVKGYVANPNYGFAYPFWYQMYYG
- a CDS encoding ABC transporter permease, giving the protein MGWYVVRRALLSLLVILGTVTVTFYFSHLLPGNPATLYAGSNPSPEEIQRITQQYGFDKPPLVQYWIYITGIFSGNLGISNIVRQPVASLVFQALPNSLALAAMAAMIAAIIGIPLGILAARSRNRRLDSILRIFSMGLVAVPQFWSGLILQIVFFSTLHVLPLGGYGGSLFFFTQHPIPTITGSYVVDALLSGNFATEGRILWSLILPLATLSAYPIGVVIRQTRAAMIGTLNQDFIRTARAYGIPRREIEMKYALKNAFAPVLVSLGLIFAGSLIGVVFVEDIFVLQPGLGSLIRTGLGVGTTSTSISSPDVPLIIGVSVVVCIVYVVTNFAVDMIQLMMDRRINV